The Leptospira sp. WS39.C2 genome contains a region encoding:
- a CDS encoding ABC transporter transmembrane domain-containing protein: MLKLLQSLVRHFRYQLFKSKETELPIRLSTGESLAQSILDFLSESLSIQSVPSQILEGFRSLRSKFPHQSKLEFLDYLLAASHQYQIKLNFVQKSILDIRNYITKDAPFLYQIKSPDHGLPEFYVILGYHASSYLIRPLHNHIAEEEWYSEKEFLKLFGIKTPKDVVDWIVAEPMFPFSSQKEIHSTSSALKNAIKQIYHLIRIESKDVWIVFIYGIGIGILSLVVPVATSSLVNIVAFGVLLQPVIILTLLVVFFLGFAGAMQTIQIYVVEILQRRVFVRIATEFAVRFPRIRQDALDKHHNPELVNRFFDTMTIQKSIHSLLVDGLAVILTTVIGFVLISFYHPIFIVFSLFILGVGGYLVIYQLGRPASENYIKISKEKYKVAAWLEEISRHSALFHSTFGSHFAIERADSLIRDYLFARKKYFSVYIKQIIGLVGIQALASAIVLGIGGYLVIHRQLTIGQLVAAELVIAKVLSDISKFGKQLDSFYSLIAAVDKINSVFHLPTLTAKTVPFETPKGPIQVQLSGVDYSLSNGHKIFTQFNLKVQAGKTIGVLSNTPYDAHILLDLLSGLREPNSGIVEYNHQNIHEVSKEQIQSHTVLVRGNEIFEGTILENIRVGREEISLITIRDLLDSLGLWKTIQSLPHGIHTQLLTFGHPFDNVQSAVLAMTRALIGNPKLVLIDGILDQLPPALLTSCLKLLLQKNREWTVVIVSKSPNILGQMDQILKLEDDSHSLKVNS; the protein is encoded by the coding sequence ATGTTAAAATTATTACAATCGTTGGTGCGCCATTTCCGATACCAACTCTTCAAATCAAAGGAGACGGAACTCCCCATCCGGCTTTCGACGGGAGAATCCCTCGCTCAGTCCATCTTAGATTTTTTATCTGAATCATTAAGCATCCAATCTGTACCAAGTCAAATTTTGGAAGGTTTTCGTTCCCTTCGTAGTAAATTCCCACACCAATCAAAATTGGAATTTTTGGACTATTTACTCGCGGCTTCTCACCAATACCAAATCAAACTCAATTTTGTTCAAAAATCTATTTTAGATATAAGAAATTATATCACGAAAGATGCACCATTTTTGTACCAAATCAAAAGCCCAGACCATGGACTCCCAGAATTTTATGTTATACTTGGTTACCACGCTTCTTCGTATCTGATTCGTCCACTTCACAACCACATTGCAGAAGAGGAATGGTATTCAGAAAAAGAATTTCTCAAATTATTTGGGATCAAAACACCAAAAGATGTAGTTGATTGGATAGTCGCAGAACCTATGTTTCCTTTTTCATCACAAAAGGAAATTCACTCTACGTCATCTGCATTAAAAAATGCCATCAAACAAATTTACCATCTCATTCGTATTGAGTCAAAAGATGTTTGGATTGTATTTATTTATGGTATCGGTATTGGAATACTCTCACTTGTCGTTCCTGTTGCTACCTCATCTTTAGTCAATATTGTTGCATTCGGTGTATTATTACAGCCAGTCATCATCTTGACTTTGTTAGTTGTATTTTTCTTAGGATTTGCAGGAGCAATGCAAACCATTCAAATTTATGTGGTAGAAATTTTACAACGACGCGTTTTTGTTCGGATCGCTACTGAATTTGCAGTCCGTTTTCCAAGAATCAGACAAGATGCTTTAGATAAACACCATAACCCAGAATTGGTGAATCGTTTTTTTGATACGATGACGATCCAAAAATCCATACACTCTTTGTTAGTTGATGGACTCGCCGTGATTTTAACCACTGTGATTGGATTTGTCTTAATATCTTTTTACCATCCTATTTTTATTGTGTTTTCTTTATTTATATTAGGAGTGGGTGGATATCTTGTGATTTACCAATTAGGTAGACCAGCCTCTGAAAACTATATTAAGATTTCAAAAGAGAAATATAAGGTAGCCGCTTGGCTAGAAGAGATTTCTCGTCATTCTGCTTTATTCCACTCAACATTTGGATCTCATTTTGCTATAGAACGTGCTGATTCACTCATCAGAGATTATTTATTTGCTCGAAAAAAATACTTCTCAGTTTATATTAAACAAATCATTGGACTTGTCGGCATACAAGCGTTAGCTAGTGCAATCGTTCTTGGAATTGGTGGATATTTAGTCATACATAGGCAATTGACGATTGGACAATTAGTAGCAGCCGAACTTGTCATCGCAAAAGTTCTAAGTGATATTTCCAAATTTGGAAAACAATTGGATAGTTTTTACAGTTTGATTGCGGCTGTTGACAAAATTAATTCTGTTTTCCATCTACCAACTTTAACTGCAAAAACAGTTCCCTTTGAAACTCCGAAAGGTCCCATCCAAGTCCAACTTTCGGGAGTGGACTATTCCCTTTCAAATGGTCATAAAATATTCACTCAATTCAACCTAAAAGTCCAAGCTGGAAAAACAATTGGTGTTTTATCGAATACACCTTATGATGCGCATATTCTTCTCGATTTACTCAGTGGATTACGAGAACCAAACTCTGGAATTGTGGAATACAACCATCAAAACATCCACGAAGTGTCGAAAGAACAAATCCAATCGCATACAGTTCTTGTTAGAGGGAATGAAATATTTGAAGGAACTATTTTAGAAAACATCCGAGTCGGAAGAGAAGAAATTTCTCTTATCACCATTCGTGATTTATTAGATTCCCTTGGCCTTTGGAAAACCATCCAATCATTGCCACATGGAATCCACACACAACTGTTAACCTTTGGTCATCCTTTCGATAATGTACAATCTGCTGTCCTCGCTATGACAAGAGCTCTCATTGGAAATCCAAAACTCGTTCTCATTGACGGAATCCTTGACCAATTACCACCTGCTTTGTTAACTTCTTGTTTAAAACTCTTACTCCAAAAAAATCGGGAGTGGACAGTGGTCATTGTGTCCAAATCTCCAAACATACTAGGACAAATGGACCAAATACTTAAATTGGAAGATGATTCTCATTCCTTAAAGGTTAATTCATAA
- a CDS encoding alpha/beta hydrolase: protein MKRLNLIQSLFIFGLLSGIVTFCLPDKWDKTFPKSEKVEHKKVSFTNRYGIKLSADLYLPKEMGTNKLPALVLSGPFGAVKEQVSGLYAQTMAERGFITLAFDPSYTGESGGEPRNMASPEINTEDFSAAIDYLGLLPTVDRNRIGIIGICGFAGMGLNAAAVDKRIKAIVTTSMYDMSRVMAKGLNDSLTKEGRSSLLESLSEQRFVDAKNGKPTPGPRNLPETLEGNTNPITEEFFQYYRTSRGFHKNSPNSNGAWTTTTPLSFMNMPLLTYIKEISPRPILFIAGESAHSRYFSEDAFKQASEPKELLIIPNANHVDLYDKKDKIPFDTITSFFQKHLK, encoded by the coding sequence ATGAAACGATTAAATCTAATTCAAAGTTTATTCATATTCGGACTTCTTTCGGGTATTGTAACATTCTGTTTGCCAGACAAATGGGATAAAACGTTTCCCAAGTCTGAAAAAGTAGAACACAAGAAAGTAAGTTTTACCAATCGCTATGGGATAAAACTATCTGCTGATTTGTATCTTCCAAAAGAGATGGGAACAAACAAGTTACCGGCACTTGTCTTAAGTGGTCCTTTTGGAGCAGTGAAAGAACAGGTATCTGGGCTATATGCGCAAACAATGGCGGAGAGAGGATTTATCACTCTTGCCTTTGATCCTTCTTATACAGGTGAAAGTGGTGGAGAACCTCGTAATATGGCCTCCCCCGAGATCAATACGGAAGATTTCAGCGCGGCCATAGACTATCTTGGATTGTTACCAACTGTAGATCGGAATCGAATTGGAATTATTGGAATTTGTGGGTTTGCCGGTATGGGTTTAAATGCAGCAGCTGTTGACAAACGCATTAAAGCAATCGTTACAACAAGTATGTATGACATGTCACGAGTGATGGCAAAAGGTTTAAATGACAGTCTAACAAAAGAAGGACGATCATCATTATTAGAATCTTTGAGTGAACAGCGCTTTGTGGATGCTAAAAATGGAAAACCCACACCTGGTCCAAGAAACCTTCCGGAAACTTTAGAGGGTAATACAAATCCAATCACAGAAGAATTCTTTCAATATTACAGAACTTCCCGAGGTTTTCATAAAAATTCACCCAATTCCAATGGAGCTTGGACAACAACAACTCCTTTGTCCTTTATGAATATGCCACTTCTAACTTATATCAAAGAGATTTCACCAAGACCAATTTTATTCATTGCTGGTGAATCTGCTCATTCAAGATATTTCAGTGAAGATGCATTTAAACAAGCAAGTGAACCAAAAGAACTTTTGATCATACCAAATGCAAATCATGTCGATTTGTATGACAAAAAAGATAAAATTCCTTTTGATACGATCACTTCATTTTTTCAAAAACATTTAAAATAA
- a CDS encoding NAD(P)-dependent alcohol dehydrogenase codes for MIQAKGIAALKSKEALVPYSFERRDPKEYDVVIDIKYCGICHSDIHMTRDEWGFGSSFPMVPGHEIAGVVKTVGSKVTKYKIGDRVGVGCMVDSCRECAHCKEEMEQYCIPGNTLTYGSLERDGSAITQGGYSDVIVVNEDFVLRIPDNLSLDKAAPLLCAGITTYSPLNHWKIGPGKKVAVMGLGGLGHMAVKIAKAMGAEVTVLSGSVNKKGDATTLGADHFIFTKDSGVFQDNALQFDLIINTVSSADLNMADYFGLLKLDGTLVSVGAPDKPLSIHPFPLIMMRRNFAGSVIGSIKETQEMLDFCGKHNITPEIELIEPNQVNDAYARVLKSDVRYRFVIDMRKI; via the coding sequence ATGATACAAGCAAAAGGAATCGCTGCATTAAAATCGAAAGAAGCTCTTGTTCCCTACAGTTTTGAACGAAGAGACCCAAAAGAATACGATGTTGTTATTGATATCAAATATTGCGGTATTTGTCATTCAGATATACATATGACGCGTGATGAATGGGGATTTGGATCTTCATTCCCTATGGTACCTGGACATGAGATTGCCGGAGTTGTGAAAACCGTTGGTTCAAAAGTCACCAAATACAAGATAGGTGATCGAGTGGGAGTTGGTTGTATGGTGGATTCCTGTCGGGAGTGTGCCCATTGTAAAGAGGAAATGGAACAATATTGTATTCCAGGAAATACTCTGACTTACGGTTCATTGGAAAGAGATGGGTCTGCCATCACACAAGGTGGATATTCTGATGTCATTGTTGTGAATGAAGACTTTGTATTAAGGATTCCAGACAATCTATCACTCGACAAAGCAGCGCCATTATTATGTGCGGGGATCACCACTTATTCTCCTCTAAATCATTGGAAAATAGGGCCAGGGAAAAAGGTAGCTGTGATGGGTTTAGGTGGTCTTGGTCATATGGCTGTCAAAATTGCAAAAGCAATGGGTGCAGAAGTGACTGTCCTTAGTGGATCTGTTAATAAAAAAGGAGATGCGACAACACTGGGAGCTGACCATTTTATTTTTACAAAGGATTCGGGTGTTTTCCAAGACAATGCTCTTCAATTTGATTTAATCATCAATACAGTTTCTTCTGCTGATTTGAATATGGCCGATTATTTTGGCCTTTTGAAACTTGATGGAACCTTGGTATCGGTAGGAGCTCCCGACAAACCATTAAGCATTCATCCTTTTCCTCTGATTATGATGAGAAGGAATTTTGCAGGTTCCGTGATTGGTTCGATCAAAGAAACGCAAGAGATGTTAGACTTTTGTGGGAAACACAACATTACTCCAGAGATTGAACTCATTGAGCCAAACCAAGTGAACGATGCTTATGCGAGAGTATTAAAAAGTGACGTTCGATACCGGTTCGTGATTGATATGAGAAAAATTTAA
- a CDS encoding HlyD family secretion protein — MSPKWKLRKNLPSYRLVQTALPAQSLAYILTVIFFLSVLILLYVPWQQTTMGFGRVVAYAPLDRQQVIESPISGRVVKWHVHEGTRVKKGDPIIDISDNDPNFISRIREERNALLQRLEAARSREDNIRSRILSLRSSKGSAVSAADSRRMMAKDRVRASEQAVDAAKAALKTANLNLDRQKQLWEKGLTSKRTLELAELDHTNAETGLDRAKAGYEAAIKEERALNSDTGKVQQDAEASINDAKASLASAQSEVAKVLEELPKLEARLSRQENQEVFAPRDGTIMRILVNPDTQQVKEGDGVAILVPDAEDKAVELFISGNDIPLVGEGRKVRLQFQGYPVLQISGWPETAVGTFGGIVKLVDITDNGSGNFRVLVIPDRDDRQWPSSRYLRQGVRAKGWIFLNRVSVGYELWRRFNDFPPNLPMDDPEMKSLLDENGGGNKEK, encoded by the coding sequence ATGTCACCAAAATGGAAACTTCGTAAAAACCTTCCTTCTTATCGGTTGGTGCAAACAGCACTCCCAGCACAGAGTTTAGCATACATCCTTACTGTAATTTTTTTCTTAAGTGTTCTCATTTTACTCTACGTTCCTTGGCAACAAACTACGATGGGTTTTGGCCGAGTGGTTGCTTATGCCCCACTTGATCGGCAACAAGTGATTGAATCTCCTATCAGTGGACGAGTCGTAAAATGGCATGTCCATGAAGGTACCCGAGTCAAAAAGGGAGATCCCATCATCGATATTTCTGATAACGATCCAAATTTTATTTCCAGAATTCGAGAAGAAAGAAATGCTCTTTTACAACGACTCGAAGCAGCTCGTTCCAGAGAAGATAACATTCGTTCAAGGATCCTGAGTTTACGTTCATCCAAAGGAAGTGCCGTCAGTGCTGCAGATTCTCGTAGGATGATGGCAAAAGATAGAGTCCGTGCCAGCGAACAAGCAGTTGATGCTGCAAAAGCCGCTCTCAAAACAGCAAATTTAAACTTAGACCGACAAAAACAATTATGGGAAAAAGGACTTACATCCAAAAGAACTTTGGAGTTAGCAGAACTTGACCATACCAATGCTGAGACTGGACTTGACCGAGCCAAAGCAGGATATGAAGCAGCGATCAAAGAAGAACGTGCGTTAAATAGTGATACTGGTAAAGTCCAACAGGACGCTGAAGCATCGATCAATGATGCTAAAGCATCACTTGCCTCTGCTCAATCTGAAGTGGCAAAAGTTCTAGAAGAACTTCCAAAATTAGAAGCAAGGTTATCCAGACAAGAAAACCAAGAAGTCTTTGCACCAAGAGATGGCACCATTATGCGTATTTTGGTAAATCCTGACACACAACAGGTTAAGGAAGGGGATGGAGTTGCCATTCTTGTCCCTGATGCTGAAGACAAAGCGGTGGAACTTTTTATCTCAGGCAACGACATTCCGTTAGTGGGAGAAGGACGAAAGGTTCGGTTACAATTCCAAGGTTATCCTGTTTTACAAATCAGTGGTTGGCCAGAAACTGCCGTTGGAACCTTTGGCGGGATCGTCAAATTAGTAGATATCACAGACAATGGATCAGGAAATTTCCGAGTCCTTGTAATCCCTGACCGAGACGATCGCCAGTGGCCATCAAGTCGTTATTTAAGACAAGGGGTCCGTGCAAAGGGTTGGATTTTTCTCAATCGTGTAAGTGTTGGGTATGAATTATGGAGAAGGTTCAATGACTTCCCACCAAATTTACCTATGGATGATCCAGAAATGAAATCGTTGTTAGATGAAAATGGTGGAGGGAATAAAGAAAAATGA
- a CDS encoding cation:proton antiporter, whose translation MHGEESLLQDIGLSIIFATVLSHIARVLKQPLILGYIIGGAMLGKEMGFELVTNEASIELISEIGLILLLFIIGLEINLAELAKMGKAMFTLGILQFTLSVVFVYSVFPFFGLSIGSEKFDLLYIAVALSLSSTLIVVKLLQDKVEINTLSGKLTVGVLVFQDIWAILFMGVQPNLNNPEILKILTSVGIIVLLIAFSFSVSRYVLAKLYKACASSPELILLTSIMWCFFVCGIAGKAGLSKEMGALVAGMSIAAFPYGADVISKLIGIRDFFVTLFFVALGLKVPLPSLEVIGLSAVIISLMLFVRMITIAPVIIKLNKGVRNGFLTALNLAQISEFSLVILALGAGFEHITPKLQAVILTSTIIASVLSTYIIMYNHNIAATFERLLARVGISDQTEETGKSDPSGHGGHGDGMVRDIIVLGYFRIARAFVEYLEDLSPSLIKRIIIADYNPAFKEELTNKGFQWAYADLAHPDSLSHIGLHDASMVICTISDSFLKGTNNNRLLSTLSKLAPNAKIILTSDEPGEAKKLVADGAQKVIIPGVITGEFLYDYISRGMRNNEREVS comes from the coding sequence ATGCACGGGGAAGAATCACTCTTACAAGACATTGGTCTCAGTATTATATTTGCTACAGTTTTGAGTCACATTGCTCGCGTGCTCAAACAACCGTTAATCTTAGGTTATATTATCGGTGGTGCCATGCTCGGGAAAGAGATGGGATTTGAACTAGTTACAAACGAAGCGAGTATCGAACTCATATCTGAAATTGGACTCATCCTTTTACTCTTCATCATTGGTCTTGAAATCAACCTCGCCGAACTTGCCAAAATGGGTAAAGCGATGTTCACTCTCGGTATCTTACAATTCACTTTATCCGTTGTTTTTGTTTACTCAGTGTTTCCATTTTTTGGACTTTCGATTGGTTCTGAAAAATTTGACCTTCTTTATATCGCCGTTGCTTTATCTCTCAGCTCGACATTAATCGTAGTTAAGTTATTACAAGATAAGGTAGAGATCAACACTCTCTCAGGTAAACTAACCGTTGGGGTTTTGGTTTTCCAAGACATTTGGGCCATTTTGTTTATGGGGGTCCAACCCAACCTCAATAACCCTGAAATATTAAAAATCCTCACTTCTGTGGGTATCATTGTTTTACTCATCGCATTTAGTTTCAGTGTAAGCCGTTATGTTCTCGCAAAATTATACAAAGCCTGCGCTAGTAGTCCCGAATTAATCCTTTTAACGTCGATTATGTGGTGTTTTTTTGTTTGTGGGATTGCAGGAAAAGCAGGACTTTCCAAAGAAATGGGTGCCCTCGTTGCCGGTATGAGTATCGCTGCATTCCCTTATGGTGCTGATGTGATCTCCAAACTGATTGGAATCCGAGACTTTTTTGTGACCCTCTTTTTTGTAGCTCTTGGTCTTAAAGTCCCTCTTCCTAGTTTAGAGGTAATAGGACTATCAGCTGTCATTATTTCGCTTATGTTATTTGTTCGGATGATCACAATTGCCCCTGTCATCATCAAACTGAACAAAGGTGTTCGGAACGGTTTTTTAACTGCCCTAAACCTTGCCCAAATTTCTGAGTTCTCACTCGTAATCTTAGCGTTAGGTGCCGGTTTCGAACACATCACTCCAAAATTACAAGCAGTGATCTTAACTTCGACCATCATTGCATCAGTTCTCTCCACATACATCATTATGTATAACCACAATATCGCTGCTACGTTCGAACGATTACTTGCTCGAGTGGGAATTTCTGACCAAACCGAAGAAACGGGAAAATCAGATCCATCTGGTCACGGTGGTCATGGAGATGGAATGGTGCGTGACATCATCGTCTTAGGATACTTCAGAATTGCTCGTGCCTTTGTCGAATACTTGGAAGACTTATCACCTTCTCTCATCAAAAGGATCATCATTGCTGACTACAATCCAGCTTTCAAAGAAGAACTCACAAACAAAGGATTCCAGTGGGCGTATGCTGACCTAGCTCACCCTGATTCCTTATCCCATATTGGCCTCCACGATGCTTCGATGGTGATTTGTACTATTTCTGATTCCTTCCTCAAAGGAACAAATAACAACCGTTTGCTTTCGACTCTGAGTAAATTAGCACCCAATGCAAAAATCATCCTTACTAGTGATGAACCAGGGGAAGCAAAAAAGTTGGTGGCTGATGGCGCACAAAAAGTCATCATCCCAGGTGTGATTACGGGTGAATTTTTATATGACTATATCTCTCGTGGGATGAGGAATAACGAAAGAGAAGTATCGTAA
- a CDS encoding YceI family protein → MKIFCSILALSIIGSFGSMYAEENCIYEYDPNKTSLEWTAFKFTEKTGVKGKFDTIRVIGKTKDKTKFGVAEKMKFQIDSFSVNSANPDRDAKIKKYFFGSVKGNQKITGHFSDISSGETGTAKLNLQFGKSKTSVPVNFVWKEDTVEVVGTVDVATLGLTLGLSKLNAECNDLHKGADGVSKLWPTVDVKVISTLKKVCK, encoded by the coding sequence ATGAAAATTTTTTGTTCTATTTTAGCTTTATCCATTATCGGCAGTTTTGGGTCAATGTATGCAGAAGAAAATTGTATTTATGAGTATGATCCTAATAAAACGAGTTTGGAATGGACAGCGTTCAAATTTACAGAAAAAACAGGCGTTAAAGGTAAATTTGATACAATCCGCGTGATCGGGAAAACCAAAGACAAAACAAAGTTTGGTGTCGCTGAAAAAATGAAGTTCCAAATAGACAGTTTTTCCGTGAATTCTGCAAACCCCGACCGAGATGCCAAAATCAAAAAATACTTCTTTGGATCAGTAAAAGGAAATCAAAAAATAACGGGACATTTTTCTGATATAAGCTCAGGAGAAACGGGTACTGCAAAGTTAAATCTTCAATTCGGAAAATCAAAAACCTCTGTTCCGGTGAATTTTGTTTGGAAAGAAGATACTGTAGAAGTTGTAGGAACTGTTGATGTCGCAACCTTGGGACTAACTTTAGGTTTGTCTAAATTGAATGCTGAGTGTAATGATTTACATAAAGGTGCAGATGGAGTGAGTAAACTTTGGCCTACAGTAGATGTAAAAGTAATTTCCACTCTTAAAAAAGTATGTAAGTAA
- a CDS encoding YdeI family protein, with the protein MTQLDTIPTIEFKSQKTFETWLDKNHKSSNGIWLKIFKKDSGIKTISYAEALDVALCYGWIDSQKQKFDEQAWLQKFSPRKAKSIWSKVNIGYVERLTNEGKMKPAGLKAVDEAKADSRWEKAYDSPSKMTVPDDFLLALSKNKKAEKFFMGLNKTNLFSIGFRIHTAKKIATREKRIKEIIEKLAKGEKIQ; encoded by the coding sequence ATGACTCAACTAGATACAATACCAACGATAGAATTTAAATCACAAAAAACTTTTGAAACTTGGCTTGATAAGAATCACAAAAGTTCTAATGGAATTTGGTTAAAAATATTCAAAAAAGATTCCGGAATCAAAACCATCAGTTACGCAGAAGCCCTTGATGTTGCACTTTGTTATGGTTGGATTGATAGCCAAAAACAAAAGTTTGACGAACAGGCATGGTTGCAAAAATTCTCTCCCCGAAAAGCCAAAAGCATTTGGTCAAAAGTCAACATTGGATATGTTGAAAGATTAACCAATGAAGGAAAAATGAAACCTGCTGGATTAAAGGCTGTCGACGAAGCTAAAGCAGATAGTCGATGGGAAAAGGCATACGATTCACCAAGTAAAATGACTGTGCCAGATGATTTTTTATTAGCACTCAGCAAAAACAAAAAAGCAGAGAAGTTCTTTATGGGTCTCAATAAGACAAATCTTTTCTCTATTGGATTTCGAATTCACACAGCAAAAAAAATAGCAACAAGAGAAAAACGAATCAAAGAAATTATTGAAAAGTTAGCAAAAGGGGAAAAAATCCAATAA
- a CDS encoding TolC family protein, whose product MKTHLNRFLFALLCPFGMFFSFLLEADPTKDPFESLHGPNIFSQDYINQQPGVLTLSELLKSVEKSYPLVLAAEKLLTETEYNYLAAEGAFDLQFKSMGTTKPIGYYTNNAADTVFEKPTPLGGTSFFAGYRIGRGKFPAYDGRRETNDYGEVRAGAVVPLMRNREIDKNRADLKKADIDRKLAELSIQKLKIEVIKEATKRYWKWVASGQEYLVNKDLLEIAKNRQQQITQRIKLGDLPKMEGTENDRAILQRESQFVSAEREMQKAAIDLSLFLRAADGNLILPTTDRLPIGFPKPIDYKGLELDKSIKIAWKYRPEIQDYEFKREKARVDQDMGYNSLKPQVDLVVAGSQDFGPGSVTRAKPELEASLVLNVPIQTRRPRGMIGAAEARIAQLDQELQFSKDKIKTEVQDSISEVIASAKRVTVTQNEVELARKLEEMERERFALGDSTLLFVNIREQTSAEAAVREIKALYDHHVAIANFQASTATFLQNSPTP is encoded by the coding sequence ATGAAAACGCATTTAAATCGATTTTTATTTGCGTTATTATGCCCATTCGGGATGTTTTTTTCATTTTTATTAGAAGCGGATCCTACAAAGGATCCCTTCGAGTCTCTACATGGTCCAAACATTTTTTCCCAAGACTACATCAACCAACAACCAGGAGTATTGACTCTCTCAGAACTATTAAAGTCAGTTGAGAAATCTTACCCCCTCGTCCTTGCTGCTGAAAAACTATTAACCGAAACAGAATACAATTATTTAGCAGCTGAAGGTGCCTTTGACTTACAATTCAAATCCATGGGCACAACAAAACCAATTGGTTATTATACAAATAATGCAGCGGACACTGTGTTCGAAAAACCTACCCCACTCGGTGGTACATCTTTTTTTGCTGGGTATCGAATTGGACGCGGAAAATTTCCTGCGTATGATGGACGAAGAGAAACAAACGATTATGGAGAAGTAAGAGCGGGTGCGGTTGTACCACTCATGCGTAATCGTGAGATTGATAAAAACAGAGCCGATCTTAAAAAAGCAGACATTGATCGCAAACTAGCTGAGTTATCGATCCAAAAACTTAAAATCGAAGTCATCAAAGAAGCTACCAAACGGTATTGGAAATGGGTTGCCAGTGGACAGGAATATCTAGTCAACAAAGACCTGTTAGAGATTGCAAAAAACAGACAACAACAAATTACCCAGAGAATCAAGTTAGGTGATCTACCCAAAATGGAAGGAACCGAAAACGATCGTGCCATTTTACAAAGGGAATCACAATTTGTTTCGGCCGAACGCGAGATGCAAAAAGCTGCGATTGATTTGTCCTTATTCTTACGCGCTGCGGATGGTAATTTGATTTTGCCTACCACCGATCGTTTACCCATTGGATTTCCAAAGCCCATTGATTACAAAGGATTGGAACTCGACAAAAGTATAAAAATAGCCTGGAAGTATCGACCAGAAATCCAGGATTATGAATTCAAACGAGAGAAGGCTCGTGTGGACCAAGATATGGGATATAACTCACTCAAACCCCAAGTGGATTTGGTAGTTGCAGGTTCCCAAGACTTTGGACCTGGCTCTGTCACAAGGGCCAAACCAGAACTCGAAGCATCACTTGTTTTGAATGTTCCCATCCAAACAAGAAGGCCCCGTGGGATGATTGGTGCTGCAGAAGCAAGAATTGCCCAACTCGACCAAGAATTACAATTCTCGAAAGACAAAATCAAAACCGAAGTCCAAGATTCAATTTCAGAAGTGATCGCCTCCGCAAAACGAGTAACTGTCACACAGAATGAAGTCGAACTTGCCAGAAAATTAGAAGAGATGGAACGAGAACGATTTGCATTAGGGGATTCTACTCTTTTATTTGTGAATATTCGAGAACAGACAAGTGCGGAAGCGGCTGTCCGAGAAATTAAGGCTTTGTACGATCATCATGTCGCAATTGCCAACTTCCAAGCATCCACAGCGACCTTTTTGCAAAATTCTCCCACACCTTAG
- a CDS encoding DUF1801 domain-containing protein codes for MSLEIQNYNKSQSLTDQEICNLLYEEINKNLPKAEKKIWHAHPVWFLDGNPIVGYSKLKSCIRLLFWSGQSFEVEGLTPEGSFKAAEARYTDVKQIKKKDLKLWLNQAKKIQWDYKNIVKRKGKLERLI; via the coding sequence ATGAGTCTAGAGATTCAAAACTATAACAAGTCTCAATCACTTACAGACCAAGAAATTTGTAATCTGTTGTATGAAGAGATCAATAAGAACTTGCCAAAAGCAGAGAAAAAAATTTGGCATGCACACCCAGTTTGGTTTTTGGATGGCAATCCTATTGTTGGTTATAGTAAGTTAAAGTCATGCATCCGACTTCTTTTTTGGAGCGGCCAAAGTTTTGAGGTAGAAGGCCTAACACCGGAAGGTAGTTTTAAGGCTGCAGAAGCACGTTATACAGATGTAAAACAGATTAAAAAAAAGGATCTAAAACTTTGGCTAAACCAAGCAAAAAAAATACAATGGGATTATAAAAATATCGTTAAACGAAAAGGTAAATTAGAGAGACTGATCTGA